GGACAACTTAAAGGAATTGAGATACCTGAAATCAATTTTTGGGCTGGAATTTTCTATGATTAGCTGTGCCGTCTGATGCTTTATAAACGGACTTGCAAGATAAACGTGTGCTTTTGCTTTCCTTAAAAGCCCCAAAAAGGTGCTCTCCCATGGTGATTTTATTATTTCTATCATTTGTTATCCGTGTTATCCCAACTGAGGGTAAATACGCTGCTCGTCGCGCCGCATCTTTTTTTCAAAATAGCACCCATAAACTCTGGACAAATCCCTCCACTTTGATCAATAATTTAACAAAATGAAGGAGGACAATTGTCAAATGAAGAACAGCCGAACAAAGACTTATATCTTCTACGAAATCGGCGATTCGTGCTCGGTGGAGTTCAAAATGAAAAAGGGACGATTCCACCCTACCGAAGACGCCGTTGTTATTGGTATATCAAAAGGACAAAACTTTCAAGCTGCTTTTAAAAAATTGCAGATTGAGAGCCCTTGGGTTAAAGAGTACAAATTCGATACGGTGGTTGCAAGAGAAATCGGCAAGGCCATTTATCTATGAAAGGTTGGGTTTGCTTTTTACTCGTCCTCCTTCCATTCACCTGACTCCCTGCCTGTTGCTTTTATCGGTGGTTTGTGGAAAAATGGGTCTATGGGAAAGACGGGGGAAATACTCTCGATAGAGGAGATACGGGTGGGGCTCGCCCCGATCTTCGAGGAAAAGGGCCTGAAACTCGTCCTGGTCTTCGGCTCGGTCGTCTCGGGCAAGGTGCACAAGCGGAGCGACATAGACCTCGCGTTCCTTTTCGACGACCGGCCGGACATGCTGGAGCTCACCAACCGGGTCATAAGGCTGCTTAAAACGGACAGGGTCGACGTCGTCGACCTCGGGCGCGCGAACCCGCTCCTTAAGTTCCTGGCGGCCCGCGGCGGCCGGGTCCTCTACGAGCGCTCCCCCGGCCTCTTCAGCGAGTTCTACTCGCTCGCGTTCAGGAGGTACGTCGACACGAAAAAGCTCCGCGATGCGCAGCGCACCGCGATAACCGACTTTCTCGAATCAAGGGGGCTTGCATGACACCCGTTGAAGAGGGGATTGTCAGGAAAAAACTCGGGGT
The Thermodesulfobacteriota bacterium DNA segment above includes these coding regions:
- a CDS encoding nucleotidyltransferase domain-containing protein; this encodes MGKTGEILSIEEIRVGLAPIFEEKGLKLVLVFGSVVSGKVHKRSDIDLAFLFDDRPDMLELTNRVIRLLKTDRVDVVDLGRANPLLKFLAARGGRVLYERSPGLFSEFYSLAFRRYVDTKKLRDAQRTAITDFLESRGLA